One part of the Prunus persica cultivar Lovell chromosome G5, Prunus_persica_NCBIv2, whole genome shotgun sequence genome encodes these proteins:
- the LOC18776429 gene encoding dnaJ homolog subfamily B member 6: protein MQGGRGGPGGRGPFSDFNDPFAGFGGFGGFGGQRSLISNLFGGRDPFDDPFFTRPFGGMSPLGGMAPLGGMSPFGGMPPFGGMPPFGGMLESSFFGPGGGNFPDMQPTGFIEHQAPEPKRPRGPIIEEIDSDHENEDADNEKKENPRKRSGPSNEPYVEDPDDEVEEKSSKHLQHRDNYNQYNAMQSQPQAQSFTFQSSSVSYGGANGAYYTSSKTRRMGSDGLAFEESKEADTTSGKATHRVSKGLRNKGHSITRKLKTDGKVDTMQTLHNLNEDEISGFEEAWKGTAKKRLPGWTDKFGGYENLGASSSGREEASRGGWALPSNESSQNPGNMMSAAKEKAGSSRSNQSGRMRADVRDKNGYSRGKARD from the exons ATGCAGGGGGGCAGAGGCGGTCCAGGTGGTAGGGGTCCTTTCTCTGATTTCAATGATCCGTTTGCTGGTTTTGGGGGGTTTGGTGGATTTGGGGGTCAGAGGAGTTTGATTTCTAACCTTTTTGGAGGAAGGGATCCATTTGATGACCCTTTCTTCACTCGCCCATTTGGAGGTATGTCCCCGTTGGGAGGTATGGCCCCGTTGGGAGGTATGTCCCCGTTTGGAGGTATGCCCCCGTTTGGAGGTATGCCCCCATTTGGAGGGATGTTGGAGTCGAGTTTTTTTGGTCCAGGTGGAGGCAATTTTCCAGATATGCAGCCAACTGGGTTCATTGAGCATCAGGCTCCAGAGCCTAAGAGACCAAGGGGCCCAATCATTGAGGAAATAGACTCTGATCATGAAAATGAAGATGCTGAtaatgagaaaaaagaaaatcctcGAAAACGCAGTGGACCGAGCAATGAACCTTATGTTGAGGATCCTGATGATGAAGTTGAAG AGAAGAGCAGCAAGCATTTGCAGCATAGGGACAACTATAACCAGTATAATGCTATGCAATCCCAGCCTCAAGCTCAGAGCTTCACATTTCAGAGCTCCAGTGTCTCTTATGGTGGTGCCAATGGTGCATATTATACTTCATCCAAGACAAGAAGGATGGGGAGTGATGGG TTGGCTTTTGAAGAAAGTAAGGAAGCTGATACTACTTCTGGGAAGGCAACACACAGGGTATCTAAGGGGCTCCGCAATAAG GGCCATTCAATTACTAGGAAGCTCAAAACAGACGGTAAGGTGGATACAATGCAGACCTTGCACAATCTTAACGAAG ATGAGATTTCCGGTTTTGAAGAAGCATGGAAAGGAACTGCTAAAAAACGTTTGCCTGGATGGACTGATAAATTTGGTGGTTACGAAAATCTAG GAGCTAGCAGCAGTGGACGTGAGGAGGCTAGTCGGGGAGGTTGGGCGCTTCCTTCCAACGAGAGTTCACAGAACCCTGGAAATATGATGTCAGCTGCCAAAGAGAAGGCAGGATCTTCTCGCTCGAACCAGTCTGGTAGGATGAGAGCAGATGTTAGGGACAAGAATGGTTATTCCCGTGGGAAAGCAAGAGATTAG